Part of the Gemmatimonadota bacterium genome, ATTACGGCAGCAACGCCATCGGGGATCTCCTGGACCGCGTGCCGCCGGACTGCCTCTTCATTCTCGACGAGGCCTACCTGGACTTCGTACCTCCGGACACCATTCTTCCCGTCGACGTGGACGATCCCCGGCTGGTCCGGGTGCGCACCTTCTCCAAGGCCCACGGGATGGCCGGCGCCCGGGTCGGATACGCCATCGCCCATGAGGACGTCATCCGGACCTTCGACAAGGTCCGCCTGCATTTCGGCGTGAGCCTGGTAGCCCAGGCCGGCGCGCTGGCCTCGCTCCGCGACCCGGAATTCGTCGCGGGTGTGGTGAAAGCCGTGGAGGAAGGTCGTCGGGACTACTACGAACTGACCGCGGAGGCTGGCGTATCGGCCCTGCCCTCCCAGACCAATTTCGTGGCCTTTGATTTCGATACGGGCGAGAGGGCCGGCGCCGTGATGAACACGCTGATCGAACGGGGCGTGTTCCTGAGAAAACCCGCCGCGCCGGGCCTGGACCGCCTCGTCCGGGTTACGGTGGGCACGCCGGAGGACCGGGCTACCTTCTCGGAGCTGTTCCGGGACGTCATGAACGGGATGTAAGCTGCGGGCCTGGGGGAGTCGCGGCCTTGGGGGCCGGGGGCTGGCATCGCAGTACG contains:
- a CDS encoding aminotransferase class I/II-fold pyridoxal phosphate-dependent enzyme, producing the protein MMSRPSYSDIVANLPSVTPFVGPETIERQQGRTFRVRIGANESAFGVSPRAAAAMSEAARGVAWYCDPEGYELRAELAGMHGVDIENVTLGAGIDDLLGLIVRMYMDPGDTVAASLGCYPTFVYHVDGFGGKLETVPYRNDRNDLTALTDLAAKRKAVIVYLSNPDNPTGSYYGSNAIGDLLDRVPPDCLFILDEAYLDFVPPDTILPVDVDDPRLVRVRTFSKAHGMAGARVGYAIAHEDVIRTFDKVRLHFGVSLVAQAGALASLRDPEFVAGVVKAVEEGRRDYYELTAEAGVSALPSQTNFVAFDFDTGERAGAVMNTLIERGVFLRKPAAPGLDRLVRVTVGTPEDRATFSELFRDVMNGM